In Anaerolineae bacterium, a single window of DNA contains:
- a CDS encoding YraN family protein, whose amino-acid sequence MPTPRMQLGAYGEALVASHLQAQGYRIVERNWRCPGGELDIVARQGDEWVFVEVRTRRAQDTDPAIESLTAAKQNRLLAAVNAYLEAHNLEESSWRVDLAVVALNRRGPRIEVIRDAISW is encoded by the coding sequence ATGCCAACCCCGCGAATGCAACTGGGCGCCTATGGCGAGGCACTTGTTGCCAGCCATCTGCAGGCACAGGGTTACCGGATCGTTGAGCGTAACTGGCGCTGCCCGGGGGGCGAACTGGACATCGTAGCCCGTCAGGGGGACGAATGGGTGTTCGTTGAGGTGCGTACACGCCGCGCCCAAGATACCGACCCAGCCATTGAAAGCCTGACCGCGGCCAAGCAGAATCGTCTGCTGGCCGCTGTCAACGCTTACCTGGAAGCGCACAACCTTGAAGAGTCTTCCTGGCGAGTGGATCTGGCCGTCGTCGCCCTTAATCGCCGTGGCCCCCGCATTGAGGTTATCCGTGATGCCATCAGCTGGTGA
- the miaA gene encoding tRNA (adenosine(37)-N6)-dimethylallyltransferase MiaA — protein MPSAGDDPVTGSVIVLLGPTAVGKSALALILAQAFNGEIVSVDSRLVYIGMDIGVAKPTPAEQALVPHHLLDIVTPAQTLSLATFQRLAYRTINDILRRGCLPLLVGGTGQYISAVIEGWNIPEVRPNPTLRAELEAYAAQHGSTALWERLRQCDPEAATRIHPHNVRRVVRALEVFLESGQPISAQQRRTPPPYRILQIGLTRPRHDLHARIDARIDQMLASGLLEEVQGLLAAGFDRRCPAMSGLGYRQIIAYLEGECALEEAIAALRRETRDFARRQDVWFRKYNRDAYWFDMTETPAETIIEFVRQWLESEPHAPSKSVLPRDK, from the coding sequence ATGCCATCAGCTGGTGATGATCCCGTTACCGGCTCTGTGATCGTTCTGCTGGGGCCGACCGCCGTTGGCAAATCGGCGCTGGCCCTGATTCTGGCACAGGCATTCAACGGCGAGATCGTCAGCGTTGATAGCCGGCTGGTCTATATCGGGATGGACATTGGCGTAGCCAAACCGACCCCTGCCGAACAGGCGCTGGTGCCACATCACCTGCTGGATATCGTCACCCCCGCGCAAACGCTTTCGCTTGCTACCTTTCAGCGGTTGGCCTATAGGACTATCAACGATATCCTCCGTCGGGGCTGCCTGCCGCTGCTTGTTGGCGGAACGGGGCAGTACATCAGCGCTGTGATCGAGGGATGGAACATCCCGGAAGTCCGCCCCAATCCAACCCTGCGCGCCGAACTGGAGGCGTATGCGGCGCAGCACGGGTCAACGGCGCTCTGGGAACGCCTCCGGCAATGCGATCCAGAAGCTGCCACTCGCATCCATCCCCACAATGTGCGCCGAGTCGTGCGTGCTCTGGAGGTCTTTCTGGAATCCGGTCAGCCGATCAGCGCCCAGCAACGCCGTACCCCGCCCCCCTATCGCATCCTGCAGATCGGCCTCACCCGCCCGCGCCACGATCTGCATGCGCGCATCGACGCTCGCATCGACCAGATGCTGGCGTCCGGCCTGCTGGAGGAAGTGCAAGGGTTGCTGGCCGCGGGTTTTGACCGCCGCTGCCCGGCCATGAGCGGGCTGGGTTACCGCCAGATCATCGCCTATCTGGAGGGTGAGTGCGCTCTGGAGGAAGCCATCGCCGCGCTGCGGCGGGAAACACGCGATTTTGCCCGTCGGCAGGATGTCTGGTTCCGCAAATACAACCGCGATGCGTACTGGTTTGACATGACAGAAACCCCGGCGGAGACTATCATAGAGTTCGTGCGCCAATGGCTTGAAAGCGAACCCCATGCACCGAGCAAGAGCGTTCTTCCGCGAGACAAATAG